Genomic DNA from Haloplanus sp. HW8-1:
ATCGGCGTACGTGCCCGGTTCGTTGCCGGGGCCGACGAGACGAAGTTCGGCCGAGGGATGGGCTTCGCGAACGGTCGGCCACGCCTCGATTAGCTCATCGAATCCCTTGTAGTGCATGTCACGTCCGACGGTCACGGCAACGTTGTCCTCCAACGCGGGAGACGTGTCTCCGAGTTCTTCGAACGGTTCGTCGTGAATGTACGGATGCGCCACACGTATCGGCGTGTCGGGACCCGTTAACAGTCTCGTGTAATCGGCCACGAAATCGGAGACGGAAATGACACCGTCGATCGACTGAGACAGCGATCTACCGACGTACTTGCCGATCCGGCGGATGACAACGTCTCGGATCGTGTGATCCGGATGCTGTCCGGACGCGGACGAGAGGGCATACATTCCACGATCCGCGCCGAGATAGATCACGATAGAATCGGAGGCGACACTGTTCGAAAACGCCGAATAGAGGGGCGCCGAACCCTCGATGATGTAGACGTCGTACTCCGGCCATCGATAGCCGGATACTACATCTCCGAGAATCGTCCCATCGAGAACGCCCGTGGATTCATCTCTGAAGTGAAATATGTCGGCATCGATGTCCTCCGCCCACGCCAAGTGGACCTGATGCTGGAACGAGGAGACGAAGGCAGTCCTCATAACAGTTCGTCGACTGCCGTGTCGATAGCTTCGACCTGTTCACGCTTCTTTCGTCGTAGCTTTTCTTGATCGATCGTCGAGAATCCGTCCGTGATCTCCCTGTCCATCACTTCGTCGAAGAGTTTGGATCGACCGGTCTCGTAGTAGAGATACGCCTCGCTTCCGTAAACGAGGGTCGGAACACA
This window encodes:
- a CDS encoding glycosyltransferase family 4 protein; this translates as MRTAFVSSFQHQVHLAWAEDIDADIFHFRDESTGVLDGTILGDVVSGYRWPEYDVYIIEGSAPLYSAFSNSVASDSIVIYLGADRGMYALSSASGQHPDHTIRDVVIRRIGKYVGRSLSQSIDGVISVSDFVADYTRLLTGPDTPIRVAHPYIHDEPFEELGDTSPALEDNVAVTVGRDMHYKGFDELIEAWPTVREAHPSAELRLVGPGNEPGTYADVDGVDCLGYVDSVAHQLSEASLFVQPSLGDAFPVSTLEALQAGLPPIVTQTTGTRSEVRAVSGDLVVDNSPHALAEGIVDYFDRPAEERRELSRRARERGARFDPDSRKQAFADAFHSLLDEIEA